One window of the Corynebacterium glutamicum ATCC 13032 genome contains the following:
- a CDS encoding type VII secretion protein EccC, whose translation MTTSVERQEQSPTGYIVEPVTWPERDPAPPLPTEPLIAEAVPQAVRPAPKPLLKVLMPVIMVAMVAMVLAMVALMILTSGQLNPMVLIFPMMMGMSVLMMFAPPEGDDTDEVRRTYLRHLGALRAKATDHAAMQRRHEWHRHPDPATLWSTLGTRRMWERTQDDQDCLEIRFGLGVTRLDPAINVSDSGAPEDLDPVCAVSLRHTIRDVGSVQSMPVSVQLQAFRFIGLNGAGAHDLARALVVQLLYHHGPEVVGIKAIGESGWEWLKWVPHTRDPEKAAFRILLVDSVLTNGTESFIDDPQWTTIINVGAQTSTALGQLAEDEGLLLHVDKRLHVATAHGAEELGTPDAVSAELAEVFGRRLTAFRRTTTAHAASSGELLSLLGIDDVEHLTPETLWMNKRTQPKTRLAVPLGLNASGRPMVLDLKESAHGGMGPHGLCIGATGSGKSELLRTLVLGLTITHSPEELNLVLVDFKGGATFLGFEQLPHTSAVITNLEEESVLVERMHDAISGEMNRRQEALRQAGGCANVDEYNQRDGVKPMPALLIVIDEFSELLGQHPDFADLFVAVGRLGRSLHIHLLLASQRLEEGRLRGLDSHLSYRIGLKTFSASESRQVLGITDAYQLPSQPGAGFLKSDVDTVTRFQASYVSGPIMRRHHLAPTQSRVRLFTSWEEPKEEVIVEQSTETLIDAVVARAISAAKLRGLSAHRIWLPPLPAEVSIGALADDVGELSAVIGMIDRPYQQRQDPLLIDFSLNGGSGHWAICGGPQTGKSTALRSIVISMAATHSTENIRFYVLDLSGTSLENLSRLPHVAGVAGRKDPEKVRRVVDEVRGLINHPEQRHTFLIVDGWHTITQEFDELFDAFVDIAANGLASRVHLVLSTQRWSSIRPAVRDLVTGRIELKLGEAMDSVIDRKAQLRIPSKPGRGLNLDKEHILIAHASGQDIAQVCVMADGQGWQQVPQLSVLPAHILLHELELSATPGIPIARGGAELSTLTWDPESSRHLLAFGSQGCGKSSLIRTIVTGLTIVGREKARLVFFDLRRTHLGLVPEDMLAAYCATSTAVHNTIKDMVATLSARLPGPDITAQELRDRSWWQGPDIYLVIDDYDLLPAGTLHPLREIIPHARDVGLHIVLTRKAGGASRALYDPVMSEIKDQSPHVVLFDADRDEGAILGIKPTAQPPGRATMSIRGENIGVAQMARIGDDS comes from the coding sequence ATGACAACATCAGTGGAGCGACAAGAACAATCACCAACTGGTTACATCGTGGAACCGGTGACGTGGCCAGAACGCGATCCGGCGCCACCGCTGCCAACGGAGCCGCTGATCGCTGAAGCTGTGCCACAAGCGGTACGTCCAGCGCCGAAACCACTGCTCAAAGTATTGATGCCTGTGATCATGGTGGCCATGGTGGCCATGGTGCTGGCGATGGTGGCGCTGATGATCCTTACCAGTGGGCAGTTAAATCCTATGGTCTTGATTTTTCCAATGATGATGGGTATGAGCGTCCTGATGATGTTCGCCCCACCTGAAGGTGACGATACTGATGAGGTTCGGCGCACCTATTTACGTCACCTGGGTGCATTGCGGGCGAAAGCGACAGATCACGCGGCGATGCAGCGCAGGCATGAATGGCACAGGCATCCTGATCCAGCAACCTTGTGGTCCACGTTGGGGACTCGGCGGATGTGGGAGCGCACCCAAGATGATCAAGATTGTTTGGAAATCCGTTTTGGTTTGGGCGTGACCAGGCTTGATCCGGCTATTAACGTGAGTGATTCGGGTGCGCCGGAGGATCTTGATCCGGTATGTGCGGTGTCGTTGCGTCACACCATTCGGGATGTGGGGTCGGTGCAGAGCATGCCGGTGTCGGTTCAGTTGCAGGCGTTTCGATTCATTGGGCTCAACGGTGCGGGCGCACATGATCTGGCGCGGGCGCTGGTTGTGCAGTTGTTGTACCACCACGGACCGGAGGTGGTGGGTATCAAAGCGATCGGGGAGTCGGGTTGGGAGTGGCTGAAATGGGTACCGCACACCCGCGATCCGGAGAAGGCAGCCTTTCGGATTTTGCTGGTGGATTCCGTGTTGACCAACGGCACCGAAAGCTTCATTGATGACCCCCAATGGACCACGATCATCAACGTTGGCGCGCAGACCAGCACCGCATTGGGCCAGCTGGCAGAGGATGAAGGGCTGCTGTTGCACGTCGATAAGCGTCTGCATGTGGCTACCGCGCACGGCGCGGAGGAGCTGGGCACGCCGGATGCGGTTAGCGCTGAGCTTGCGGAGGTTTTTGGCCGCCGTTTGACTGCTTTTCGACGCACAACCACAGCACACGCGGCGAGCTCTGGTGAATTGCTGTCCCTTTTGGGGATTGATGACGTGGAGCATTTAACTCCAGAAACCTTATGGATGAACAAGCGCACGCAGCCTAAAACTCGTTTGGCGGTGCCCTTGGGTTTGAACGCGTCCGGTCGGCCGATGGTACTGGATCTGAAGGAATCGGCGCACGGCGGAATGGGACCACATGGGCTGTGCATCGGCGCTACTGGCAGCGGAAAATCCGAACTTTTAAGAACACTTGTTCTAGGTTTGACGATCACCCATTCGCCTGAGGAATTGAATCTGGTGTTGGTGGATTTTAAAGGTGGCGCCACCTTTTTGGGCTTCGAGCAGCTGCCTCACACGTCCGCGGTGATCACCAACTTGGAGGAAGAGTCCGTGCTGGTGGAGCGCATGCATGATGCGATTTCGGGTGAGATGAACCGCAGGCAAGAAGCCCTTCGGCAGGCAGGTGGCTGCGCCAATGTGGATGAATACAACCAGCGTGATGGTGTGAAACCGATGCCCGCGCTGCTCATTGTGATCGATGAATTCTCGGAGTTGCTTGGCCAACATCCCGATTTCGCAGACCTATTCGTCGCCGTCGGACGCTTGGGCCGTTCCTTACACATCCATTTGTTGCTCGCTAGCCAACGTCTGGAAGAGGGGCGGTTGCGCGGATTGGATTCCCACTTGTCCTACCGGATCGGCTTAAAAACCTTTTCCGCATCCGAATCGCGCCAGGTATTAGGCATCACTGACGCATATCAATTACCCAGCCAACCCGGCGCAGGTTTCCTCAAATCCGACGTCGACACCGTCACCCGCTTCCAAGCAAGTTATGTATCCGGCCCCATCATGCGTCGCCATCACCTCGCACCAACGCAGTCCCGGGTGCGCCTTTTTACCAGCTGGGAGGAACCCAAAGAGGAGGTGATTGTCGAGCAAAGCACCGAGACGCTTATCGACGCCGTGGTTGCGCGCGCCATCAGCGCCGCGAAGTTGCGGGGGTTAAGCGCTCATCGCATCTGGTTGCCACCGTTGCCGGCAGAAGTTTCGATTGGTGCTTTGGCTGATGATGTCGGTGAGCTAAGCGCCGTGATCGGGATGATCGATAGACCCTATCAACAGCGACAAGATCCATTGCTGATTGATTTTTCTCTCAACGGTGGAAGCGGACACTGGGCTATTTGTGGTGGGCCCCAAACCGGAAAGTCCACGGCATTGCGCAGCATCGTGATCTCCATGGCAGCAACGCATAGCACAGAAAACATCCGCTTTTACGTGCTGGATTTATCTGGAACCTCCCTGGAAAATCTCTCCCGGCTGCCTCATGTTGCAGGCGTGGCAGGACGCAAAGATCCAGAGAAAGTCCGCCGAGTTGTCGATGAAGTACGAGGCCTGATCAACCACCCTGAACAACGCCACACCTTCCTTATTGTGGACGGCTGGCACACCATCACCCAAGAATTCGACGAGCTTTTCGACGCCTTCGTAGACATCGCCGCCAACGGCCTTGCCTCGCGGGTGCATTTAGTTTTAAGCACTCAACGCTGGAGTTCCATCCGCCCCGCGGTCCGCGATCTGGTGACTGGCAGAATCGAATTGAAACTCGGCGAAGCCATGGATTCGGTGATTGATCGTAAAGCTCAGCTTCGGATCCCGTCGAAACCTGGGCGTGGCCTCAACCTGGATAAAGAACACATCCTTATTGCTCATGCGTCTGGCCAAGACATCGCCCAGGTATGCGTCATGGCCGATGGGCAAGGATGGCAGCAGGTCCCACAATTAAGCGTGCTGCCTGCGCATATCCTGCTTCACGAGCTTGAGCTTTCTGCGACACCTGGCATCCCGATTGCACGGGGAGGTGCTGAACTATCCACGCTGACGTGGGATCCAGAATCCAGCCGCCACCTTCTAGCTTTTGGTTCTCAAGGTTGTGGCAAATCCTCGCTGATCCGCACGATTGTCACGGGTCTGACAATTGTGGGGCGGGAGAAAGCACGCTTGGTATTTTTCGACCTTCGACGCACCCACCTAGGCCTGGTCCCCGAAGACATGTTGGCTGCTTATTGTGCTACTTCCACAGCAGTCCACAACACCATCAAAGACATGGTGGCTACGCTATCCGCCAGACTTCCAGGACCTGATATCACCGCCCAAGAACTCCGCGATCGTTCCTGGTGGCAGGGGCCCGACATTTATTTAGTTATCGATGATTATGATTTGCTCCCCGCCGGCACCCTGCACCCGCTGCGCGAGATCATCCCGCATGCAAGAGACGTAGGCCTGCACATCGTGCTCACCCGCAAAGCCGGTGGCGCCTCGCGTGCGCTCTACGATCCGGTCATGTCCGAGATCAAGGACCAATCACCGCACGTCGTGCTTTTCGACGCCGACCGCGACGAAGGCGCTATCCTAGGCATCAAACCCACAGCACAACCACCAGGACGTGCCACGATGTCCATCCGTGGTGAAAACATCGGTGTTGCACAGATGGCACGCATAGGTGATGACTCATGA
- a CDS encoding type VII secretion-associated protein — translation MSTQTITITVLETATIFDGPETIYRYDLAAEGILDGWAHSAVLDQVKQIAGENWPTVEIVVDGTDNVVNALTSMFASKGVTCGGVGVEAPPVAEEPPKIKRPTSGKQVRQFYGIKPLHLLLVSILVGSIAGIWVISGFTGPVDSRPVDKVAEISTQGETSISNQPQPQPTVLVTEDLLIEAPFGFEMRSDEQSRYLEGPDPNLRIHVGVDPLHGADAALVAEELRRLITEDPSLEEIPAGEWGEKTTIDYRETPGDGSHVLWVTWFDTDRQLNVGCHSKAAETLVHKAQCRNVIEHLTLK, via the coding sequence ATGAGCACCCAAACAATCACCATCACAGTCCTAGAAACCGCCACCATCTTTGACGGCCCTGAAACCATCTACCGCTATGACCTGGCTGCCGAAGGCATCCTTGATGGATGGGCTCACTCTGCTGTGCTGGATCAAGTGAAACAAATAGCAGGTGAAAACTGGCCGACTGTTGAGATCGTGGTGGATGGCACCGACAACGTAGTCAATGCACTCACCTCCATGTTTGCTTCCAAAGGCGTGACCTGCGGTGGGGTTGGAGTAGAAGCACCTCCCGTTGCGGAGGAACCACCGAAAATTAAACGGCCCACGAGTGGAAAACAAGTCCGCCAGTTCTACGGCATCAAGCCACTACACCTGTTGTTGGTCAGCATATTGGTTGGTTCTATTGCTGGTATTTGGGTGATTTCGGGTTTCACTGGGCCAGTGGACTCACGGCCGGTAGATAAGGTGGCGGAGATTTCAACGCAGGGGGAGACGTCGATAAGCAATCAACCCCAACCCCAGCCCACCGTGCTCGTGACCGAGGACCTGCTTATTGAGGCGCCATTTGGTTTTGAAATGCGAAGCGACGAACAGTCGCGCTACCTGGAAGGCCCCGACCCGAATCTGCGCATCCACGTGGGCGTCGATCCGCTGCACGGCGCGGACGCCGCGCTGGTTGCCGAAGAGCTGCGCCGCCTGATCACCGAGGATCCTTCGCTGGAGGAAATTCCCGCAGGGGAGTGGGGCGAGAAAACCACCATCGACTACCGCGAAACACCCGGCGATGGCTCTCATGTGCTGTGGGTGACCTGGTTTGACACCGACCGACAACTCAACGTTGGGTGCCATAGCAAAGCCGCCGAAACCCTTGTTCACAAGGCACAATGCCGAAATGTGATTGAGCATCTGACGCTGAAATGA
- a CDS encoding WXG100 family type VII secretion target has protein sequence MSNLFRTESDVMLATASQVDDINDQVQGELSRLRGVVDSVRGSWAGQAQVSFDSLMNRWNSSARQLQEALASISDNIRHNARSFENTEADNSQAFNAVGAGDGAGLPL, from the coding sequence ATGTCAAATCTTTTCAGGACAGAATCCGATGTGATGCTCGCGACGGCGAGCCAGGTAGACGACATTAACGATCAAGTTCAGGGCGAACTGAGCCGACTTCGCGGAGTTGTTGATTCCGTACGCGGCAGCTGGGCCGGCCAAGCACAGGTCAGCTTCGACTCCCTGATGAACCGCTGGAACTCATCAGCACGCCAACTGCAGGAAGCACTGGCGTCCATCTCTGACAACATCCGCCACAACGCGCGCAGCTTCGAAAACACTGAAGCCGACAACTCCCAGGCATTCAACGCTGTCGGTGCTGGCGACGGCGCTGGACTCCCACTGTAA
- a CDS encoding WXG100 family type VII secretion target: protein MDMIRYEFGAIQGAATDINSTSGRINSLLDGLKSQLQPMVASWEGESSEAYSEAQLKWDRAAAELNTILATISNTVAQGAERMSDVNRRAAASWGA, encoded by the coding sequence ATGGACATGATCCGCTATGAATTCGGTGCCATCCAAGGTGCCGCAACCGACATCAACTCCACCTCAGGTCGAATCAACTCTCTACTTGATGGCCTGAAATCTCAACTGCAGCCGATGGTAGCCAGCTGGGAGGGCGAATCCAGCGAAGCATACAGCGAGGCGCAGCTGAAGTGGGACCGCGCAGCAGCAGAACTCAACACCATCCTTGCCACCATCTCCAACACCGTTGCCCAAGGCGCTGAACGTATGTCTGATGTGAACCGCCGCGCAGCAGCAAGCTGGGGTGCATAA
- the rplM gene encoding 50S ribosomal protein L13, which produces MSTYHPKSGDITRKWYVIDATDVVLGRLATHAADLLRGKGKPLYAPNVDCGDHVIVINADKVAVTSNKREREMRYRHSGYPGGLKSMTLGRSLDLHPERTIEDSIVGMMPHNKLTAASAKKLHVFSGSEHPYAAQKPEAYEIKKVAQ; this is translated from the coding sequence GTGTCTACTTACCACCCGAAGAGCGGTGACATCACCCGTAAGTGGTACGTCATCGACGCCACTGACGTGGTTCTGGGTCGCCTGGCAACCCACGCCGCTGACCTACTTCGCGGCAAGGGCAAGCCTTTGTACGCACCTAACGTTGACTGCGGCGACCACGTAATCGTGATCAACGCTGACAAGGTTGCAGTTACCTCCAACAAGCGCGAGCGCGAAATGCGTTACCGCCACTCCGGTTACCCTGGTGGCCTGAAGTCCATGACCCTGGGTCGTTCCCTGGATCTGCACCCAGAGCGCACCATCGAGGATTCCATCGTCGGCATGATGCCACACAACAAGCTCACTGCTGCTTCCGCAAAGAAGCTGCACGTTTTCTCCGGCTCCGAGCACCCATACGCTGCTCAGAAGCCTGAGGCCTACGAGATCAAGAAGGTGGCCCAGTAA
- the rpsI gene encoding 30S ribosomal protein S9 has protein sequence MSEPIQNENVESNVADAADIAAATAATEEFTNTIGDAIATASEEETIEAAPVVLDGPIQTVGRRKRAIVRVRLVAGSGEFKCNGRTLEEYFPNKLHQQLIKAPLVLLDRENQFDIVATLKGGGPTGQAGAFRLAIARALNAYNPAERGELKKAGFLTRDARAVERKKAGLHKARRAPQYSKR, from the coding sequence ATGTCAGAGCCTATCCAGAACGAGAACGTAGAGAGCAACGTCGCAGACGCTGCTGACATCGCTGCAGCAACCGCTGCAACCGAGGAGTTCACCAACACCATCGGCGATGCAATTGCTACTGCTTCCGAAGAAGAGACCATCGAGGCTGCACCAGTAGTACTCGACGGCCCAATCCAGACCGTTGGTCGCCGTAAGCGCGCCATCGTTCGCGTCCGCCTTGTAGCTGGCTCCGGCGAGTTCAAGTGCAACGGTCGCACCCTGGAAGAGTACTTCCCTAACAAGCTGCACCAGCAGCTGATCAAGGCTCCTTTGGTCCTCCTGGACCGCGAGAACCAGTTCGACATCGTTGCAACCCTGAAGGGTGGTGGCCCAACCGGACAGGCTGGCGCATTCCGCCTCGCAATTGCACGTGCACTGAACGCATACAACCCAGCAGAGCGCGGCGAGCTGAAGAAGGCTGGCTTCCTCACTCGTGACGCTCGTGCAGTTGAGCGTAAGAAGGCTGGTCTGCACAAGGCACGTCGTGCACCTCAGTACTCCAAGCGTTGA